A window of the Bacteroidales bacterium genome harbors these coding sequences:
- a CDS encoding phage tail tape measure protein, which produces MDSANINININQTIFQQLNTLQAEFIEIKNSVQVLEKNTVGSFNSIKNSIGRLSLNAVIEQINHVAESISELNKPAIDFNAQIADLSAITGIAGKDLEELSKVSKEVGRSSGLGASQAAEAFKLLASQISVDKIGIDGLKELQKQTIVLAQATGMDLPTAANAMASAINQFGLEAADASRVINVLAAGSKYGAAEVPQLADAFQKAGAVAAAAKLPLEALAGATEVLSQNATVGSEAGTAMRNIILKMQTSLGFDFSKITLSQALEELKPKLNDVTFLSKAFVVENMAAVQYLIQNAQAVDEMTKKVTGTNVALEQAEIRNKTYAHQMAVVKAWVDDVKISIVEMTGPVLPAIEVFAGLGKTLSGLLPLFNLLIKMKILFNKQTYITIGNLIKESALWVKDIALKGLQATWTGIVTAAQWALNVAMNANPIGIIITAVGALIGLFVILKDKWRDLINWFKDTWVGKFIMKAIEPLIYLVKVLWPKFEAGLKKIGDFFETLWQKLKKLVEYVTGMPITALEKYKENTEKLKTLQEIKSKQLLILNKREDVNNLNHKSSSITNPITGKISEVNGGSASGTVRNNNIRIENLVRQLIVNVQNANDIPANIKSMVEEALIAAIRDTEIAIS; this is translated from the coding sequence TCATGTTGCGGAATCTATCTCAGAATTAAACAAGCCGGCTATTGATTTTAATGCCCAAATAGCCGATTTAAGTGCAATAACAGGTATTGCGGGCAAAGATCTGGAAGAATTGAGTAAAGTATCAAAAGAAGTTGGAAGGAGTAGCGGTCTTGGTGCCTCGCAAGCTGCCGAAGCATTTAAATTGCTGGCCTCGCAAATAAGTGTCGATAAAATTGGAATAGATGGATTAAAGGAACTACAAAAACAAACCATTGTGCTTGCTCAGGCAACTGGTATGGATTTACCAACTGCAGCCAATGCAATGGCATCAGCTATAAATCAGTTTGGTTTAGAAGCTGCTGACGCAAGTCGTGTTATTAATGTTTTAGCTGCCGGTAGTAAATATGGTGCTGCCGAAGTACCCCAGCTTGCCGATGCATTTCAAAAAGCAGGTGCCGTTGCAGCAGCAGCTAAATTACCGTTAGAAGCGCTGGCAGGCGCTACTGAAGTATTATCGCAAAACGCAACGGTTGGTAGTGAGGCAGGTACAGCTATGCGTAATATTATACTTAAAATGCAAACCAGTTTGGGTTTTGACTTTAGTAAAATAACACTATCGCAAGCACTTGAAGAACTTAAACCTAAGCTAAATGATGTAACATTCTTATCAAAAGCATTCGTCGTGGAAAATATGGCTGCCGTGCAATATCTTATCCAAAACGCACAAGCAGTTGACGAAATGACTAAAAAAGTAACAGGCACCAATGTAGCATTAGAACAGGCAGAAATACGTAATAAAACATATGCTCATCAAATGGCTGTAGTTAAGGCTTGGGTTGATGATGTTAAGATAAGTATAGTGGAAATGACAGGACCCGTATTGCCGGCTATTGAAGTATTTGCCGGATTAGGAAAAACTCTATCGGGTTTACTTCCTTTGTTCAATTTGCTAATTAAAATGAAAATATTATTTAATAAACAAACCTACATTACCATTGGCAATTTAATTAAAGAGAGTGCATTATGGGTTAAAGATATTGCATTAAAAGGGTTGCAAGCAACCTGGACAGGTATTGTTACTGCAGCACAATGGGCTTTAAATGTGGCTATGAATGCCAATCCAATAGGTATAATTATAACAGCAGTAGGTGCACTTATTGGGTTATTCGTTATTCTTAAAGACAAATGGCGAGATTTGATAAATTGGTTTAAAGACACATGGGTAGGTAAATTTATTATGAAAGCCATAGAACCATTAATATATCTTGTTAAAGTATTATGGCCAAAATTCGAAGCAGGATTAAAAAAGATAGGCGATTTTTTTGAGACACTATGGCAAAAACTAAAAAAACTTGTAGAATATGTAACCGGAATGCCTATAACAGCGCTCGAGAAATATAAAGAAAACACTGAAAAATTAAAAACCTTACAAGAAATAAAATCTAAACAATTATTAATACTCAATAAAAGAGAAGATGTTAACAATCTTAATCATAAATCATCATCAATAACCAATCCTATAACCGGAAAAATAAGCGAAGTGAATGGAGGCAGTGCATCAGGAACGGTACGTAATAATAATATAAGAATTGAAAATCTTGTTCGCCAATTGATTGTTAACGTACAAAATGCAAATGATATACCTGCTAATATTAAGTCAATGGTAGAAGAAGCCCTCATTGCTGCCATTCGTGATACCGAAATAGCTATATCATGA